Proteins encoded together in one Deltaproteobacteria bacterium window:
- a CDS encoding response regulator, producing the protein MDMFRILVVDDEIDFLETIIKRLQKRELDVTGVKSGEEAVAMIREKMFDVVLLDVKMPGGMDGIETLREIKKIKPLTEVVLLTGHASVETSIEGMKLGAFDYLLKPIKIEELMMKLAAAFQRKDTQDQKIRSAKIKELTRYPGRVFDQIKKNGA; encoded by the coding sequence ATGGACATGTTTCGAATTTTAGTCGTCGACGATGAGATCGATTTCCTCGAAACCATTATTAAGCGCCTGCAGAAAAGAGAGCTCGACGTCACCGGCGTCAAAAGCGGAGAAGAGGCCGTCGCAATGATCCGTGAAAAGATGTTCGACGTCGTGCTGCTGGATGTCAAGATGCCGGGCGGTATGGACGGCATCGAAACGCTCCGGGAAATCAAAAAAATCAAGCCCTTGACCGAAGTGGTGCTGCTGACCGGACACGCCTCGGTGGAAACCAGCATCGAAGGGATGAAACTGGGCGCCTTCGACTACCTGCTGAAACCCATCAAGATAGAAGAACTGATGATGAAGCTGGCGGCCGCTTTTCAGCGCAAGGACACCCAGGACCAGAAAATCCGCAGTGCCAAGATCAAGGAATTGACGCGGTACCCGGGCAGGGTGTTCGACCAGATCAAGAAAAACGGCGCATAA
- a CDS encoding PEP-CTERM sorting domain-containing protein → MRKFYMALVASILFALFSVTSASALSFGDDAYVGLINDGIPSNPENEVDYVNYLITLSDGQGDTVIGTETYNRIGSDLDVEFPTAVLTDAVKEQSEDAGFDSEIDATGFSYVLGKYDAGNAGSWVWYLGEGFVGDVVLPEYFTEDGQYGLSHISLYNFSSRDDRSNDPPPSVPEPATLFLIGTGLVGLAGIGRNRFRRN, encoded by the coding sequence ATGAGAAAATTTTATATGGCACTTGTTGCCTCTATACTTTTTGCGCTGTTTTCAGTAACCAGCGCTTCCGCCCTGAGTTTTGGGGATGACGCCTATGTTGGTCTCATTAACGATGGGATCCCTTCCAATCCAGAAAATGAGGTAGACTACGTCAATTATCTGATAACCTTGAGTGATGGACAGGGTGACACTGTTATCGGAACCGAAACATACAACCGGATTGGCAGCGATCTCGACGTCGAATTCCCGACAGCGGTCTTGACTGATGCCGTCAAAGAACAAAGTGAGGATGCGGGCTTCGATAGTGAAATCGACGCGACCGGATTTTCCTACGTTCTTGGCAAATACGATGCCGGGAATGCCGGGTCCTGGGTCTGGTATCTCGGCGAAGGTTTTGTTGGTGATGTGGTATTGCCAGAGTATTTTACTGAAGATGGTCAGTATGGGCTTTCTCACATCTCTCTCTATAATTTCTCCTCCAGAGATGATAGAAGTAATGACCCACCACCGTCGGTACCCGAACCGGCGACCCTTTTCCTCATCGGCACAGGCCTTGTCGGCCTGGCCGGTATCGGCAGAAATCGCTTTAGGAGAAACTAA
- a CDS encoding two-component sensor histidine kinase yields the protein MYRNLRIKIICLTLMVSVAPLVILGGVIYQQFSEVCEQKVRDQIRQLARSQSNAIDVFLRERTNILMTIVNTHTIDELSRQADLSRLFNVLTRQTQGLGLIDIGIIGEDGSHLAYVGPYDLAGLNYAQQPWFGITMNKGSYISDVYLGFRQLPHFIIAVRGHTGYRHWILRATIDSDVFNSLVRTAQAGKTADAFILNRAGVYQTQPRFEGTILEASALDPRTFGEGTTLMDPPPSGMRTAFIAGSWLKNGEWLFVATQQTCDEAGWLARARSREIAIIITGCLAIVLATILIVHMTVNRLEKTDRERDRLTSQLQQSDKLAALGKMAAGIAHEINNPLAVIGENAGWIKDLLAEEELRTSPNFLEFEKSAEKIETHVERARKITHNMLGFARRMEPRLDDVDVNHTLDEVISLLENHARTNNIEIQTVFHENLPVIASDQSQLQQVFLNLMNNAIDAIGKDGLIDVLTRPREDTIEVEIRDDGPGIPKGSEAKIFDPFYTTKHNGKGTGLGLSITYSIIEKMGGSIRFERREPRGTAFFVNIPVIIPEKK from the coding sequence ATGTACAGAAACCTGAGAATAAAGATCATTTGCCTGACCCTGATGGTCTCCGTCGCCCCCCTGGTCATTTTGGGAGGGGTGATCTACCAGCAATTTTCCGAGGTGTGCGAACAGAAGGTCAGGGATCAGATCCGGCAGCTGGCCAGGAGTCAAAGCAACGCCATCGATGTCTTTTTGAGGGAACGCACCAACATCCTGATGACCATCGTCAACACCCATACCATCGACGAGCTGAGCCGGCAGGCAGACCTCTCGCGCCTCTTCAACGTTCTGACCCGCCAGACCCAGGGGCTTGGGCTCATCGACATCGGCATCATCGGCGAAGACGGCAGCCATCTGGCATACGTCGGCCCCTACGACCTCGCCGGTTTGAACTATGCCCAGCAGCCCTGGTTTGGCATTACCATGAACAAGGGCAGCTATATCAGCGATGTCTATCTGGGTTTCAGGCAGCTTCCTCACTTCATCATCGCCGTCCGCGGCCATACCGGCTATCGTCACTGGATCCTCAGAGCCACCATCGATTCCGACGTTTTCAACAGTCTGGTGCGAACGGCGCAGGCGGGCAAAACAGCTGACGCCTTTATCCTCAACCGCGCCGGCGTCTACCAGACTCAGCCCCGCTTCGAAGGCACCATCCTGGAGGCATCCGCACTGGATCCCAGGACGTTCGGCGAGGGCACCACCCTGATGGATCCCCCTCCCAGTGGTATGCGTACCGCCTTTATTGCGGGATCCTGGCTCAAGAACGGTGAGTGGTTGTTTGTCGCCACGCAGCAAACCTGTGACGAAGCCGGCTGGTTGGCCAGGGCCCGCAGCCGGGAAATTGCGATCATCATTACCGGCTGCCTGGCGATCGTCCTGGCGACCATTCTGATCGTTCACATGACGGTCAACCGGCTCGAAAAGACTGACAGGGAAAGGGACCGCCTGACATCGCAGCTGCAGCAAAGCGACAAGCTGGCCGCCCTGGGAAAAATGGCTGCCGGCATCGCCCACGAGATCAACAACCCCCTGGCGGTGATCGGCGAAAATGCAGGCTGGATCAAAGACCTTCTCGCTGAAGAAGAGTTGAGAACCAGTCCGAACTTTCTCGAGTTCGAAAAATCGGCGGAAAAGATCGAAACCCACGTGGAAAGGGCACGCAAAATAACCCATAACATGCTCGGTTTTGCGCGGCGCATGGAACCACGGCTGGATGACGTGGACGTCAACCACACCCTTGACGAAGTCATCAGCCTTCTGGAAAATCACGCCCGCACCAACAACATCGAAATACAGACCGTTTTCCACGAAAACCTGCCTGTCATCGCCAGCGACCAGTCCCAGCTTCAACAGGTGTTTTTGAATTTGATGAACAATGCCATCGACGCCATCGGCAAGGACGGGCTGATCGACGTCCTGACCCGGCCCCGTGAAGACACCATCGAAGTGGAAATCCGGGACGACGGCCCCGGCATCCCCAAAGGGTCGGAAGCAAAGATTTTCGACCCCTTTTATACCACCAAGCACAACGGCAAGGGGACGGGGCTGGGGCTTTCCATCACCTACAGCATCATCGAAAAAATGGGCGGCAGTATTCGTTTCGAACGCCGGGAACCGCGCGGCACGGCTTTTTTCGTCAATATCCCCGTCATTATTCCAGAAAAAAAATAA
- a CDS encoding SLC13 family permease: MPSPTTTANTPEKDWFLRSRPGYKPILFIIAAILFAAVALLPAPQSMVAMVTRSHPPGYQLGRGCTTIAETVNQKLRPAAFSQQKENQQETAAHDHDPLLTATEVADMAKIMVAILFLAAFLWGSEALPLGATDIMVGVLLYLFAILPMNDISRAYMKDAVFFIFGILAVAVGVAKTGLDKRIGLILLSRIKSTKAFAFLFLPMLAVSAGFLSEHALVALLIPVLMGIYKVTCRMYGVEKDRALAVFLLLGVCFAANHGGPGSPAAGGRNAIMVGYLMEYGTPVTFLEWVKYGMPFVPLMSVVIGAYMYIRCRPHFRVDGINPSDVVRAEVKRMPKFGGQEAVMAVILVLLVAAWIVLGEHAGLGGPTLYAVFAMFVFRIVNWEDVQEGVAFDVVGLYAAACAMGVGLKFTGGALWLADTFVGLLPDVLTRGDGLIIGVSLLTGTMTNFMSDGATVAALGPIVLPMATLANVSAVKVGLITSFSSSFANFLVVGTPNNAICFGMGRDPETGERLLSVMDFVKYGLPVTLLAWAVLWVWAVFGYWKFLPWN, from the coding sequence ATGCCGAGCCCAACTACAACCGCTAACACCCCGGAAAAAGACTGGTTTTTGCGAAGCCGGCCCGGATACAAGCCCATCCTGTTCATCATCGCGGCCATCCTGTTTGCCGCCGTGGCCCTGCTGCCCGCCCCCCAAAGCATGGTTGCCATGGTCACCCGGTCCCATCCGCCGGGTTACCAGTTGGGCCGGGGATGTACAACCATCGCCGAGACCGTGAACCAGAAACTGCGCCCGGCCGCTTTTTCACAACAGAAGGAAAATCAGCAGGAAACGGCGGCGCACGATCACGACCCTCTCCTGACCGCAACGGAAGTTGCCGACATGGCCAAGATCATGGTGGCCATCCTTTTTCTGGCGGCCTTTCTGTGGGGCAGCGAGGCCCTTCCCCTGGGGGCCACCGACATCATGGTGGGGGTGCTGCTCTATCTTTTTGCCATTCTGCCCATGAACGATATCTCACGGGCCTACATGAAAGACGCGGTATTTTTCATCTTCGGCATCCTGGCTGTGGCGGTCGGGGTTGCCAAAACCGGCCTGGACAAACGCATCGGACTCATTCTGCTGAGCCGTATCAAAAGTACCAAAGCCTTCGCCTTTCTGTTCCTTCCCATGCTGGCCGTATCCGCCGGTTTTCTCTCCGAACATGCGCTGGTGGCGCTGCTCATACCGGTGCTGATGGGCATATACAAGGTCACCTGCAGAATGTATGGCGTGGAAAAGGACCGCGCCCTGGCCGTATTTCTGCTGCTGGGGGTCTGCTTCGCCGCCAACCACGGCGGGCCGGGATCGCCGGCCGCCGGCGGGCGTAATGCCATCATGGTGGGCTATCTGATGGAATACGGGACGCCGGTAACCTTTTTGGAATGGGTCAAATACGGTATGCCCTTCGTCCCCCTGATGTCGGTGGTGATCGGCGCCTATATGTATATCCGCTGCCGACCCCACTTCAGGGTCGACGGCATCAACCCCAGCGACGTCGTCAGGGCCGAGGTCAAACGCATGCCCAAGTTCGGGGGGCAGGAAGCGGTCATGGCCGTTATCCTGGTACTGCTTGTGGCGGCCTGGATCGTGCTAGGGGAACACGCGGGTCTGGGAGGTCCCACGCTCTACGCGGTGTTCGCCATGTTCGTTTTCCGCATCGTCAACTGGGAGGATGTCCAGGAAGGAGTGGCCTTTGACGTGGTCGGATTGTATGCGGCCGCCTGTGCCATGGGCGTGGGGTTGAAGTTCACCGGCGGCGCCCTGTGGCTGGCCGACACCTTTGTCGGGCTTTTGCCCGATGTCCTGACCCGCGGCGACGGCCTGATCATCGGTGTGAGCCTCTTGACCGGTACCATGACCAACTTCATGAGTGACGGCGCCACGGTAGCCGCTTTGGGCCCCATCGTGCTGCCCATGGCGACCCTGGCCAACGTCAGTGCGGTCAAGGTGGGGCTGATCACCAGCTTCTCCTCCTCTTTTGCCAATTTTCTGGTGGTCGGCACCCCCAACAACGCCATCTGCTTCGGCATGGGCCGTGACCCTGAAACCGGTGAACGGCTCCTTTCGGTGATGGATTTCGTAAAATACGGCCTGCCGGTGACCCTGCTCGCCTGGGCCGTTCTATGGGTCTGGGCGGTTTTCGGGTACTGGAAATTTCTGCCGTGGAATTGA
- a CDS encoding long-chain fatty acid--CoA ligase: protein MKINIGDFLTRRSRITPGREGLVCEDVRRTYQDLNDRANRLANAMTALGIGHGDRIGILAFNEPEYYDMYFGLGKIGAILVPVNYRLAGPEIQYILSDSDSKVLVFGPEYAEVVDSIRSDIPTKDFIAISENPPDWAKSYETLIGDAPDGEPQIVGGDDDTLTILYTSGTTGRPKGAELTHAYYYWNSVNLMCTLGLDIGNTSLIALPLFHIGALAGPPWVVHSGGKVVLLRTLDPQRFLELIEEEKVSGFGSVPQLLDFLKLVPDFEKYDWSSVKTILVYAAPVPVTLIKEYQASGIEVRQLYGLTECNTGTVLDSENAIEKVGSCGRPFFHTEVRVVDYNGQDLPPGEKGEVLLRAPNMMKGYLNRPEETDDAIKDGWLHTGDVAKMDADGFLYILDRKKDMIISGGENIYPAEIEDALLNHPKVVDVGVIGYPHEKWGEAVKAIVVVQAGQTLTEEELIEWCQGKIGKFKIPKSVVVTDALPRTPTGKILKTELRKQFN from the coding sequence ATGAAAATAAACATCGGAGATTTTTTAACCAGACGTTCACGAATAACTCCCGGCAGAGAGGGATTGGTCTGTGAGGATGTCCGCCGCACCTATCAAGACCTAAACGATCGCGCCAACCGCCTGGCCAATGCCATGACAGCTCTGGGCATCGGACATGGTGACCGCATAGGCATACTGGCTTTCAACGAGCCGGAATATTACGATATGTATTTTGGATTGGGTAAAATCGGGGCCATCCTGGTGCCGGTCAACTACCGTCTGGCAGGTCCTGAAATACAGTACATCCTGTCAGATTCCGATTCAAAGGTACTTGTATTCGGTCCGGAGTACGCGGAGGTGGTCGACTCCATCCGCAGTGACATCCCCACCAAAGATTTCATCGCTATTTCCGAGAATCCACCGGATTGGGCCAAATCGTACGAAACGTTGATCGGTGACGCACCCGACGGGGAACCGCAAATCGTCGGCGGCGACGATGACACCTTAACTATACTGTATACATCCGGAACGACCGGAAGGCCAAAAGGCGCCGAACTTACCCACGCGTACTATTACTGGAACTCGGTAAATCTTATGTGCACGCTGGGACTGGATATCGGAAATACATCCTTAATCGCTTTGCCGCTTTTTCATATCGGTGCTCTGGCGGGTCCGCCCTGGGTCGTTCACTCGGGTGGAAAAGTGGTCCTGCTGAGAACTTTGGATCCTCAACGTTTTCTCGAGCTTATCGAAGAAGAAAAGGTTAGCGGTTTCGGTTCAGTCCCCCAGCTCCTGGATTTTCTGAAACTTGTACCTGATTTTGAAAAATATGACTGGAGTTCTGTTAAAACTATCCTGGTGTACGCCGCTCCGGTCCCCGTAACCTTAATTAAAGAATATCAAGCCAGCGGTATCGAAGTGCGCCAGCTTTATGGCCTGACCGAATGCAACACCGGCACGGTGCTGGATTCCGAAAATGCGATTGAAAAAGTCGGGTCCTGCGGGCGGCCCTTTTTTCATACCGAGGTGCGTGTGGTCGATTACAACGGGCAGGATCTGCCGCCGGGAGAGAAAGGCGAAGTCTTGTTGCGAGCACCCAACATGATGAAGGGATACCTGAACCGGCCTGAAGAGACGGATGACGCCATAAAAGACGGTTGGCTGCATACCGGTGATGTCGCCAAAATGGACGCGGACGGATTTCTCTATATCCTTGACCGCAAAAAGGACATGATCATTTCCGGTGGTGAAAATATTTATCCGGCGGAAATCGAAGATGCCCTGTTAAACCATCCCAAAGTCGTCGATGTGGGGGTTATCGGTTATCCCCACGAAAAATGGGGTGAAGCCGTCAAGGCCATCGTGGTTGTTCAGGCAGGGCAGACACTGACCGAAGAAGAATTGATCGAGTGGTGTCAGGGCAAGATTGGAAAATTCAAAATTCCCAAATCCGTGGTGGTCACGGATGCGTTACCCAGGACACCTACGGGTAAAATATTGAAAACGGAATTGAGAAAACAATTCAACTAA
- a CDS encoding PLP-dependent aminotransferase family protein, with product MISFAGGLPSPASFPKDVFRDLYSGVITHEGDDVLQYGASDGDRVLKNALKKYEGVPDLSDDEIMITIGSTSGIYHFTRTLIDPGDIIICEAPGFPGSFSAMESCGARLVGIEMDEFGMKPDSLKASIEKLFHTGERVKFIYTTPDFQNPTGRTMNLDRRRAVIETALTYEVPILEDQPYRELRFHGEDICTLWELARTEFNESKLVTIAKSFSKILGPGLRLGFVSGPPEITKPMVKWAQKSVVSPEGVTQRVAARFIEQGHMQEQIQRVIDLYRPRRDAMVKALEVYMSGHAQWTDPEGGIFVWVTLDESVDTDALFTRAVENKVAFIPGSKFYPQGSMKNNALRFNFSYCNEKQIIEGVRRLASLI from the coding sequence ATGATATCCTTTGCCGGCGGCCTTCCCAGTCCAGCTTCGTTTCCCAAAGACGTGTTTAGAGATCTGTATTCAGGTGTCATCACCCACGAAGGGGATGATGTTTTACAGTACGGTGCGAGCGACGGGGATCGTGTATTGAAAAACGCCCTGAAAAAGTATGAGGGGGTGCCCGATCTGTCCGACGATGAAATCATGATTACCATTGGTTCCACCAGCGGGATCTACCATTTCACGCGTACGCTCATCGATCCGGGCGATATTATCATCTGTGAAGCGCCCGGGTTCCCGGGTTCCTTTTCCGCCATGGAAAGCTGTGGCGCCCGCCTAGTCGGCATCGAAATGGATGAATTCGGTATGAAGCCGGACAGCTTGAAGGCAAGCATAGAAAAGCTTTTTCATACCGGTGAGAGAGTTAAGTTTATCTATACCACCCCGGACTTTCAAAACCCCACCGGGAGAACCATGAATCTGGACCGGAGACGGGCGGTGATCGAGACAGCCCTGACATATGAGGTCCCTATTCTCGAAGATCAACCGTATCGGGAACTGCGCTTTCACGGAGAAGATATCTGTACGCTGTGGGAATTGGCCCGAACCGAATTCAACGAGTCCAAGCTTGTAACCATTGCCAAGTCTTTTTCTAAAATATTAGGCCCTGGGCTGCGACTTGGATTTGTATCCGGCCCTCCGGAAATAACGAAACCGATGGTGAAGTGGGCCCAGAAAAGCGTGGTAAGTCCCGAAGGTGTTACGCAGCGTGTGGCCGCGCGTTTTATAGAGCAGGGCCACATGCAAGAACAGATCCAGAGAGTTATCGATTTATATCGCCCGCGCAGAGATGCTATGGTCAAGGCCCTCGAAGTATATATGTCCGGCCACGCGCAATGGACAGATCCCGAAGGCGGAATATTTGTCTGGGTCACGCTTGATGAGTCTGTCGACACAGATGCTTTGTTCACCCGTGCGGTAGAAAATAAGGTAGCCTTTATTCCGGGAAGCAAATTTTATCCGCAAGGATCGATGAAGAATAATGCACTGCGGTTCAATTTTTCCTATTGCAATGAAAAACAAATTATAGAAGGGGTGCGTCGGTTGGCCAGTCTAATTTGA